A window of the Pseudomonas gozinkensis genome harbors these coding sequences:
- a CDS encoding AAA family ATPase produces MEHREALLALRTFLSTQILGQEKLIERLLIALLADGHMLVEGAPGLAKTKAIKELAEGIEAQFHRIQFTPDLLPADITGTEIYRPETGSFVFQQGPIFHNLVLADEINRAPAKVQSALLEAMAERQVSVGRSTYELSPLFLVMATQNPIEQEGTYPLPEAQLDRFLMHVKMGFPDAAVERRILQQARGEALNGETKPERRVSQQAIFAARKEILGLYMADAVEEYLVQLVMATRNPAKFDPEMAEWIAYGASPRGSIALDRCARAHAWLAGRDFVSPEDIQAVLFDVLRHRIILSFEAEAAGIDQDRVVQRILDVVAVA; encoded by the coding sequence ATGGAACATCGTGAAGCGCTGCTGGCGCTGCGAACCTTTCTTTCAACGCAGATTCTCGGCCAGGAAAAACTCATCGAGCGCTTGCTCATCGCCCTGCTCGCCGACGGCCACATGCTGGTCGAGGGCGCTCCGGGTCTGGCCAAGACCAAAGCGATCAAAGAACTCGCCGAGGGCATCGAAGCCCAGTTCCATCGCATTCAGTTCACCCCGGACCTGCTGCCGGCGGACATAACCGGCACCGAGATCTATCGCCCGGAAACCGGCAGCTTCGTGTTCCAGCAAGGCCCGATCTTCCACAACCTGGTGCTGGCGGACGAAATCAACCGTGCCCCGGCCAAGGTCCAGTCGGCACTGCTAGAAGCCATGGCCGAACGTCAGGTCAGTGTCGGGCGCAGCACTTACGAGCTGTCGCCACTGTTTCTGGTGATGGCCACGCAGAACCCGATCGAGCAGGAAGGCACTTATCCGCTGCCCGAAGCCCAGCTCGACCGGTTCCTGATGCACGTAAAAATGGGCTTTCCTGACGCCGCCGTCGAACGCCGGATCCTGCAACAGGCTCGTGGCGAAGCCCTGAATGGCGAAACCAAGCCCGAACGCCGGGTCAGCCAGCAGGCGATCTTCGCCGCGCGCAAGGAAATCCTCGGCCTGTACATGGCGGACGCCGTGGAGGAATACCTGGTACAACTGGTCATGGCCACGCGAAACCCGGCCAAGTTCGACCCGGAAATGGCCGAATGGATTGCCTACGGCGCCAGCCCGCGTGGCTCCATCGCCCTGGACCGCTGCGCCCGTGCCCACGCCTGGCTGGCCGGTCGCGACTTCGTCAGCCCGGAAGACATCCAGGCCGTGCTGTTCGACGTGTTGCGTCACCGCATCATTCTGTCGTTTGAAGCCGAAGCCGCTGGCATCGACCAGGATCGGGTGGTGCAACGGATTCTCGACGTCGTAGCCGTCGCTTGA
- a CDS encoding DUF58 domain-containing protein, giving the protein MNASLPSEPGIRISLAELIEMRHRVREVQLFSTPSQRSPLIGLHHSKFRGRGVDFDQVRVYQAGDDVRTIDWRVTARTQEPHTKLFHEERERPIFIMVEQSTRLFFGSGLMFKSVLAAQAAALIGWAALGHNDRVGGLVFGDNEHYEIKPRRSKQSLLQLLNRLVKVNQSLHSEREPDRDAFGVALRRAREVLRPGSLVIVICDERALSDSAEQQLSLLSRHCDLLMLPLSDPLDHALPAAGLLRFAERGAQLELDTLNFDLRQTYRAQAEARIARWELLAQKLRVLLMPLSTQSEMVEQMREFLNPQRPGKGR; this is encoded by the coding sequence ATGAACGCCTCCCTGCCGTCCGAACCCGGTATCCGCATCTCCCTCGCCGAACTGATCGAGATGCGCCACCGCGTGCGCGAAGTGCAACTGTTTTCCACGCCGAGCCAGCGCAGCCCGCTGATCGGCCTGCATCACTCGAAATTCCGTGGCCGTGGCGTCGACTTCGATCAGGTGCGGGTCTACCAGGCCGGCGACGACGTGCGCACCATCGACTGGCGCGTCACCGCGCGGACGCAGGAACCGCACACCAAGCTATTCCATGAAGAACGCGAACGGCCGATTTTCATCATGGTCGAGCAGAGCACACGACTGTTCTTTGGCTCCGGGCTGATGTTCAAGTCAGTGCTGGCCGCACAGGCCGCAGCGCTGATCGGCTGGGCCGCGCTTGGCCACAACGACCGGGTGGGCGGGCTGGTGTTCGGCGACAACGAGCACTACGAAATCAAGCCGCGCCGCAGCAAGCAGAGCCTGCTGCAATTGCTCAACCGCTTGGTGAAGGTCAATCAGTCGCTGCACAGCGAGCGAGAACCGGATCGCGATGCATTCGGCGTGGCCCTGCGCCGGGCCCGTGAAGTGCTGCGACCAGGCAGTCTGGTGATCGTGATCTGCGACGAGCGCGCACTGTCCGACAGCGCCGAGCAGCAATTGAGCCTGTTGTCGCGCCATTGCGATCTGTTGATGCTGCCGCTGTCCGATCCGCTGGACCACGCCCTGCCCGCCGCCGGACTGCTGAGATTTGCCGAACGCGGCGCGCAGCTGGAACTCGACACCCTCAATTTCGACCTGCGCCAGACCTACCGCGCCCAGGCCGAAGCACGCATCGCCCGCTGGGAATTGCTCGCGCAGAAGCTGCGGGTGCTGTTGATGCCGTTGAGCACCCAAAGCGAAATGGTCGAGCAGATGCGCGAGTTCCTTAACCCGCAACGTCCGGGGAAAGGTCGATGA
- a CDS encoding DUF4381 domain-containing protein has product MNGLEQLQPLISPPPIAFWPPAPGWWLLLLLLPIIGFAVWRLRRFIPIKKKPIVRAELPLDPVRIAALAELAQMPKPYDGAPAGAWLQQLNGLLKRLCRNHYPYSQSHTLNGRKWLAFLDNRCPAAGLTRWMVLVEGAYKPECKLDDKAIAGLTQAVDTWIRKHV; this is encoded by the coding sequence ATGAACGGCCTCGAACAACTGCAACCGCTGATCTCCCCGCCACCGATTGCCTTCTGGCCGCCGGCACCGGGCTGGTGGCTGCTGCTTTTGCTGTTGCCGATAATCGGCTTCGCGGTCTGGCGGCTGCGGCGTTTCATTCCGATCAAGAAAAAACCGATCGTGCGCGCCGAACTGCCACTCGACCCGGTACGCATTGCTGCACTCGCCGAACTGGCGCAGATGCCCAAACCCTACGACGGCGCACCGGCCGGGGCTTGGCTGCAACAGCTCAACGGTCTGCTCAAGCGCTTGTGCCGCAACCACTATCCCTACAGCCAGAGCCACACCCTCAACGGCCGTAAATGGCTGGCGTTTCTCGACAACCGTTGCCCCGCCGCTGGCCTGACCCGCTGGATGGTGCTCGTCGAAGGCGCCTACAAACCCGAGTGCAAACTCGACGACAAAGCCATCGCCGGCCTGACCCAGGCAGTCGACACCTGGATCCGCAAACATGTTTGA
- a CDS encoding vWA domain-containing protein — translation MFEFAWPWIFVLLPLPWLMRLVLPVADSGEPALKVSFLGDLEGLARRRARANLPAWRQQAPFLLLWLMLLTAAARPQWLGEPLPIAASGRDLLVAVDVSGSMDFPDMQWNDEDVSRLSLVQHLLGDFLESRDGDRVGLILFGSQAYLQAPLTFDRRTVRVWLDEARIGIAGKNTAIGDAIGLALKRLRMRPAQSRVLILVTDGANNGGEIDPLTAARLAANEGVKIYPIGIGADPEESGATALLGGNPTLDLDEPALKAIAEVTGGRYFRARDGQQLQAIKDTLDQLEPVTQQPTQARPAQALYQWPLAFALLLSMLLVARVLWPDNPLQRLFTKELYLQSPLPDWRERLKRLRLRRRR, via the coding sequence ATGTTTGAGTTCGCCTGGCCGTGGATCTTTGTGCTGTTGCCGCTGCCGTGGCTGATGCGCCTCGTGCTGCCGGTGGCCGACAGCGGCGAGCCAGCGCTGAAAGTGAGTTTCCTGGGTGACCTGGAAGGCCTCGCCCGCCGTCGCGCCCGCGCCAACCTGCCGGCCTGGCGCCAGCAGGCACCGTTTCTGTTGTTGTGGCTGATGCTACTGACCGCCGCCGCCCGCCCGCAATGGCTCGGCGAACCACTGCCGATTGCCGCCAGCGGTCGTGATCTGCTGGTGGCGGTGGATGTGTCCGGCTCGATGGATTTCCCGGACATGCAATGGAACGATGAAGACGTCAGTCGCCTGTCGCTGGTCCAGCATTTGCTCGGTGATTTTCTCGAAAGCCGCGATGGCGACCGGGTCGGCCTGATCCTGTTTGGCAGCCAGGCCTACCTGCAAGCGCCACTGACATTTGACCGGCGCACGGTTCGGGTCTGGCTCGATGAGGCGCGGATCGGTATCGCCGGCAAGAACACCGCGATTGGCGACGCCATCGGTCTGGCCCTCAAGCGCCTGCGCATGCGTCCGGCCCAGAGTCGGGTGCTGATTCTGGTCACCGACGGCGCGAACAATGGCGGCGAAATCGACCCGCTGACCGCCGCAAGACTGGCCGCCAATGAAGGTGTGAAAATCTACCCGATCGGCATCGGCGCCGATCCCGAAGAAAGCGGCGCCACGGCGTTGCTCGGCGGCAACCCGACTCTCGATCTCGACGAGCCGGCACTCAAGGCCATCGCCGAGGTCACCGGCGGGCGTTACTTCCGCGCCCGCGACGGCCAGCAACTGCAAGCGATCAAGGACACTCTCGACCAGCTCGAGCCGGTGACCCAGCAACCGACCCAGGCCCGTCCGGCACAGGCGTTGTATCAGTGGCCGCTGGCCTTCGCCCTGCTGCTGAGCATGTTGCTGGTGGCCCGTGTGCTGTGGCCGGACAACCCGCTGCAACGGCTGTTCACCAAGGAGCTGTATCTGCAAAGCCCCCTGCCTGACTGGCGCGAGCGCCTCAAGCGCCTGCGTTTGCGGAGGCGTCGATGA
- a CDS encoding vWA domain-containing protein has protein sequence MIDFWPHWFRPWWLLLLPLLGWLIWQLWHRQKRAGRWQMILPPAFHTTLLSGGSGRDSKLPWVALSVAWLLTILALLGPSWERVEQTSQKPADPLVVILELTPEMLATDSPPTRLEQARRKLFDLLQVRSDAQTAIVVYAGSAHTLVPLSDDLATSRNLLDALKPSLMPESGHRADLAVSKALALLKQGALGQGRILLIGSSLSEEERQGIRHALSGQSAQLLMLGIGTAEGAPIAQEDGSFLKDAQGAIRVPQLDSPGLGAFLNAVGGEYRSARLDESDLGELGLLDGPRSLRSDGQTVRLDTWADQGYWLLLPLLLLAACAGRRGWLFCLPLLLALPQPSYAFDFEDLWLRPDQQGLHLLKQKRPAEAAKHFEDPQWQGVALYEAGDYSGAAQRFAEGNDAHAHYNRGNALARSGELEAALDAYEQALERQPDLRPALTNKALVENLLKQKNAPPPAEPQDKPAQQNIPGDEPPPPTAPPPAVKSETHSEPQTGESASEPPTTPPLPGANELPDSEPGEEQNTPPLLRPNEENLEGEQQQALEQWLGKIPDDPGELLRRKFWYEQQQHQDQENIR, from the coding sequence ATGATCGACTTCTGGCCGCACTGGTTCCGCCCCTGGTGGCTGTTGCTGCTGCCGTTGCTCGGCTGGCTGATCTGGCAGCTCTGGCACCGGCAGAAACGTGCCGGGCGCTGGCAGATGATTCTGCCGCCGGCCTTCCACACCACGTTGCTCAGTGGTGGCAGCGGTCGTGACAGCAAATTGCCGTGGGTCGCCCTGAGCGTGGCATGGCTGCTGACGATCCTGGCGTTGCTCGGGCCGAGCTGGGAACGGGTCGAACAGACCAGCCAGAAACCTGCCGATCCGTTGGTGGTGATCCTGGAGCTGACCCCGGAAATGCTCGCCACCGATTCTCCGCCAACGCGACTGGAACAGGCCCGGCGCAAGCTGTTCGACCTGTTGCAGGTGCGCAGCGATGCCCAGACCGCCATCGTCGTTTACGCCGGCAGCGCCCATACGCTGGTGCCGCTGTCGGATGATCTGGCGACCAGTCGCAATCTGCTCGATGCGCTCAAGCCTTCGCTGATGCCGGAAAGCGGCCACCGCGCCGACCTGGCGGTGAGCAAGGCGCTGGCGCTGCTCAAACAGGGTGCATTGGGTCAGGGGCGGATTCTGCTGATTGGTTCTTCGCTGTCGGAAGAGGAACGCCAGGGCATTCGTCATGCGCTGAGCGGCCAATCGGCACAACTGTTGATGCTCGGCATCGGCACCGCCGAGGGCGCGCCGATTGCTCAGGAGGACGGCAGTTTCCTCAAGGATGCCCAGGGCGCGATCCGGGTGCCGCAACTCGACAGCCCTGGCCTCGGCGCATTCCTCAACGCGGTCGGCGGCGAGTACCGCAGCGCACGGCTCGATGAATCCGATCTGGGCGAGCTAGGCCTGCTCGATGGCCCACGCAGCCTGCGCAGCGATGGCCAGACCGTTCGCCTCGACACCTGGGCCGACCAGGGTTACTGGCTGCTGTTGCCGCTGTTGTTGCTCGCCGCCTGCGCCGGGCGTCGTGGCTGGCTGTTCTGCCTGCCGTTGCTGCTGGCATTGCCGCAACCGAGCTATGCCTTCGACTTCGAAGACCTGTGGCTGCGCCCCGATCAACAAGGTTTGCACCTGCTCAAGCAGAAGCGCCCCGCCGAAGCGGCGAAGCATTTTGAAGACCCGCAATGGCAAGGGGTGGCGTTGTACGAAGCCGGCGACTACAGTGGCGCCGCTCAGCGTTTCGCCGAAGGCAATGACGCCCACGCCCACTACAATCGTGGCAACGCCCTGGCCAGAAGCGGTGAGCTGGAAGCGGCGCTGGACGCCTACGAACAGGCTCTGGAACGCCAGCCGGATCTGCGCCCGGCGCTGACCAACAAGGCGCTGGTCGAAAACCTGCTCAAACAGAAAAACGCACCGCCGCCGGCCGAACCGCAAGACAAACCGGCGCAGCAGAACATACCGGGCGATGAACCACCGCCACCGACTGCTCCGCCGCCGGCGGTCAAAAGCGAAACCCACAGCGAGCCGCAGACCGGCGAGTCCGCCAGCGAGCCGCCGACCACCCCGCCGCTGCCGGGGGCGAACGAGCTGCCGGACAGCGAACCGGGCGAGGAACAGAACACTCCGCCGCTGCTGCGCCCCAATGAGGAAAACCTCGAAGGCGAGCAACAGCAGGCACTGGAGCAATGGCTGGGCAAGATCCCGGACGATCCGGGCGAACTGCTGCGCCGCAAATTCTGGTACGAACAGCAACAACATCAGGATCAGGAAAACATTCGATGA
- a CDS encoding BatD family protein, giving the protein MTRFTALLLPLLICTATAQAAELTASVDRSRLNSGETVELTLESNDVTQFGKPDLSPLEPLFEVRGTRQVNQLNTLNGDNRATTRWIITLLPKQNGSVEIPPLKLGEIESQPITVQVIESDTRAENSAREPVFIEASLDQTSVYVQAQAILTLRIYHSVSLYDDSSLTPLQIADARIEQLGDMRTYEKDINGVRHGVIEMRYAIYPQHSGLLSIAPQTFSATLVDTQASQDSTAQGPKPGKLMHISSAATSLTVKPKPMTYPSDAPWLPARNLSLSESWNPEPEHTQVGDSLTRSLTLKVEGLASSQLPALPATEANGLRRYPDQPVLNNQSSDRGLIGSREEREALVPSRSGSIELPTVDVVWWNTFEDHLEHTSLPARTLQVANNPSLQVDTPAGNAQPLSAADSEALWWWKLSTFILACTTLLGFGLWWRARWQPAILRAAQTGPSPRTLLDDIKRASQANDPHATRQALDAWARQQPETLADMAARFVPLSDALDGLNGALYSETGQHWQGEDLWRAIRTIPTAERVQDPVGDSGLPPLYPK; this is encoded by the coding sequence ATGACCCGTTTCACCGCTCTCTTGCTGCCCCTGCTGATCTGCACGGCCACCGCCCAGGCGGCCGAGCTGACGGCCAGTGTGGATCGCAGTCGCCTGAACTCCGGCGAGACGGTCGAACTCACCCTCGAATCCAACGATGTCACGCAGTTCGGCAAACCGGACCTGAGCCCGCTGGAGCCGCTGTTCGAAGTTCGCGGCACCCGTCAGGTCAACCAGTTGAACACACTCAACGGTGACAATCGCGCCACCACGCGCTGGATCATCACGTTGCTGCCCAAGCAGAACGGCAGCGTTGAAATCCCGCCGCTGAAACTGGGTGAAATCGAGAGCCAGCCGATCACCGTGCAGGTGATCGAGAGCGACACCCGCGCAGAAAACAGCGCCCGCGAACCGGTGTTCATCGAAGCCAGCCTCGACCAGACCAGCGTTTACGTGCAGGCCCAGGCGATCCTGACCCTGCGCATCTACCATTCGGTGTCGCTGTACGACGACAGCAGCCTGACGCCGTTGCAGATCGCCGACGCGCGCATCGAACAATTGGGCGACATGCGCACCTACGAGAAAGACATCAACGGTGTGCGCCATGGCGTGATCGAGATGCGCTATGCGATCTATCCGCAGCACAGCGGTTTGCTGAGCATCGCCCCGCAGACCTTCAGCGCCACGCTGGTCGATACACAAGCCTCGCAGGACTCGACGGCGCAGGGGCCGAAGCCGGGCAAACTGATGCACATCAGCTCCGCCGCGACTTCGCTGACAGTCAAACCCAAACCGATGACCTACCCCAGCGATGCGCCGTGGCTGCCGGCCCGCAATCTGAGCCTGAGCGAAAGCTGGAACCCGGAGCCGGAACACACTCAGGTCGGCGATTCCCTGACCCGCAGCCTGACCCTCAAGGTCGAAGGCCTGGCCAGCTCGCAGCTGCCGGCCCTGCCCGCCACTGAAGCCAACGGCCTGCGCCGCTACCCGGATCAACCGGTGCTGAACAATCAGAGCAGCGACCGAGGGCTGATCGGCAGCCGTGAAGAGCGTGAAGCACTGGTGCCGAGTCGCAGCGGCTCGATTGAATTGCCAACAGTTGATGTGGTCTGGTGGAACACCTTCGAAGATCACCTGGAACACACCAGCCTGCCGGCGCGCACCCTGCAAGTGGCGAACAACCCGAGCCTGCAGGTCGACACCCCGGCGGGCAACGCGCAACCGCTCAGTGCCGCCGACAGCGAAGCCTTGTGGTGGTGGAAACTCAGCACGTTCATTCTGGCTTGCACCACCCTGCTCGGCTTCGGCCTCTGGTGGCGTGCCCGTTGGCAACCGGCGATCCTGCGCGCCGCGCAAACCGGCCCGAGCCCCCGCACCCTGCTCGACGACATCAAACGCGCCAGCCAGGCCAACGACCCCCACGCCACCCGCCAGGCCCTCGACGCCTGGGCCCGTCAGCAGCCGGAAACCCTGGCGGATATGGCGGCGCGTTTTGTGCCGCTGTCGGATGCGCTCGACGGGCTGAACGGCGCGCTGTACAGCGAGACCGGGCAGCATTGGCAGGGTGAGGATCTGTGGCGGGCGATCCGGACGATTCCGACGGCGGAGCGGGTGCAGGATCCGGTCGGGGACAGCGGGTTGCCGCCGCTTTATCCGAAGTAG
- the cdiI gene encoding ribonuclease toxin immunity protein CdiI codes for MRELFGQPYSQSDPNWIVKGYFDRMYNDGRFIEAVGYVVKRWGFSVDGAYCNFPDESSPFDEEHFEGVEFSYGYPPSDEDTIVVSESVCTEYLRLACEKYLQRHPEDKAKIEELLRVISF; via the coding sequence ATGAGAGAGTTGTTCGGTCAGCCATATAGCCAGTCAGACCCTAATTGGATTGTTAAAGGGTATTTTGACAGGATGTATAATGACGGCCGTTTTATCGAGGCGGTTGGCTATGTTGTGAAAAGATGGGGGTTCAGTGTGGATGGGGCATACTGTAACTTTCCTGATGAAAGCAGCCCGTTCGACGAAGAGCACTTCGAAGGGGTGGAATTTTCCTATGGCTATCCCCCGAGTGATGAGGACACCATCGTCGTCAGCGAATCGGTTTGTACTGAGTATCTTCGGCTAGCTTGTGAGAAGTACCTTCAGCGTCATCCTGAAGATAAGGCGAAAATAGAAGAACTCTTACGGGTTATCTCTTTTTGA
- a CDS encoding contact-dependent growth inhibition system immunity protein has translation MRFRDLEQGPDVYGTPGKLSSLDEWYLSVRDTPLDCLSVGDVCRALRQDLHVRELLPIGIALLTKDVLEGDRYDGELLVALAGLRTVYWHENVEASRKAVVAVAEVNRLSADAELLKAASALTGCLR, from the coding sequence ATGAGGTTTCGGGACCTGGAGCAAGGACCGGATGTTTACGGGACCCCGGGAAAGCTCTCGTCGTTGGATGAATGGTATTTGTCCGTGCGCGATACGCCCTTGGATTGCTTGAGTGTGGGAGATGTCTGTCGTGCATTGAGGCAGGATTTGCATGTGCGGGAGTTGTTGCCCATCGGCATTGCTTTACTGACCAAAGACGTTCTGGAAGGCGATAGATATGACGGGGAATTGCTGGTTGCGCTGGCGGGTTTGAGAACTGTGTATTGGCACGAGAATGTCGAGGCATCCCGCAAGGCTGTTGTTGCTGTGGCCGAAGTGAATCGCTTGAGTGCTGACGCCGAGCTGTTAAAGGCTGCTTCAGCCCTGACAGGTTGCTTGAGATGA
- a CDS encoding exonuclease SbcCD subunit D C-terminal domain-containing protein translates to MRLFHTSDWHLGQNLHGQERDFEHACFLEWLLRQLKLAQPDVLLIAGDIFDTVNPPVKAQERLYDFIVSAHEQQPLLTIVMIAGNHDSGSRIELPAPLMRRLRTHALGRVLWLDDGQLDAERLLLPLPDATGEIAAWCLALPFLRPAEVTGAHLGDNYLRGIGQVHEWLIEAANAKRQPGQALVAISHAHMAGGSVSEDSERSLIIGNAEALPASLFGPSISYVALGHLHKPQKVNGEERIRYSGSPIPLSFSEIAYQHQILDIVLDGETLVSVEPMLIPRSVNLQRLGPAPLAEILLQLADLPNIDLLAETQRQPWLEVRVRLDEPQPDLRHQVESALQGKAVRLVRIAAEYAGNRGADGAEDGSALIELDQLTPQELFSRAWLDNYGSEVDEQTLKDFAELLQDVQMEGEQP, encoded by the coding sequence TTGCGTCTGTTTCACACCTCCGACTGGCACCTTGGGCAGAACCTGCACGGCCAGGAGCGCGATTTCGAGCACGCCTGTTTTCTCGAGTGGCTGCTGCGCCAATTGAAGCTGGCGCAGCCGGACGTGCTGCTGATTGCCGGCGACATCTTCGACACGGTCAATCCACCGGTCAAAGCCCAGGAACGCCTCTACGATTTCATCGTCAGCGCCCACGAACAGCAACCGTTGCTGACTATCGTGATGATCGCCGGCAACCACGACTCCGGCTCGCGGATCGAGCTGCCCGCGCCGTTGATGCGGCGTTTGCGCACCCATGCACTGGGCCGAGTGTTGTGGCTGGATGACGGGCAACTGGATGCTGAGCGTCTGCTGTTGCCGCTGCCGGACGCCACCGGTGAAATCGCCGCGTGGTGCCTGGCGCTGCCGTTCCTGCGGCCTGCCGAAGTGACCGGCGCGCATCTGGGCGATAACTACCTGCGCGGCATCGGTCAGGTTCACGAATGGCTGATCGAAGCGGCCAACGCCAAGCGCCAGCCAGGCCAGGCGCTGGTCGCCATCAGCCATGCACACATGGCCGGTGGCTCGGTGTCGGAAGACTCAGAACGCAGCCTGATCATCGGCAACGCCGAAGCCTTGCCCGCCAGCCTGTTCGGGCCGAGCATCAGCTACGTTGCCCTCGGCCATTTGCACAAACCGCAGAAGGTCAACGGCGAAGAACGGATTCGCTACAGCGGCTCGCCGATCCCGCTGTCGTTCTCGGAAATCGCTTATCAACATCAGATTCTCGACATCGTGCTCGACGGCGAAACCCTGGTCAGCGTCGAGCCAATGCTGATCCCCCGCTCCGTCAATCTGCAGCGTCTCGGCCCGGCACCACTGGCCGAAATCCTGCTGCAACTGGCGGACCTGCCGAACATCGATCTGCTGGCCGAAACCCAGCGCCAGCCGTGGCTGGAAGTGCGGGTGCGTCTCGACGAGCCGCAACCGGATCTGCGCCATCAGGTCGAAAGCGCCCTGCAAGGCAAGGCTGTGCGACTGGTGCGAATTGCCGCCGAATACGCCGGCAACCGGGGCGCTGACGGCGCCGAGGACGGCAGCGCGCTGATCGAACTGGACCAGCTCACGCCGCAGGAATTGTTCAGCCGCGCCTGGCTCGACAACTACGGCAGCGAGGTCGACGAGCAAACCCTCAAGGACTTCGCCGAACTGCTGCAAGACGTACAAATGGAGGGCGAGCAGCCATGA